Proteins encoded by one window of Vitis riparia cultivar Riparia Gloire de Montpellier isolate 1030 chromosome 11, EGFV_Vit.rip_1.0, whole genome shotgun sequence:
- the LOC117924752 gene encoding spermidine hydroxycinnamoyl transferase-like: MVKLMATYTVRPAKETPRGYRCLSDSDQVRALTHAPIIYFYPPVNVSLESATEILRHSLSEALVIFYPLAGRLHWIGGGRLVLECNALGALLIAVESDAKIDDFGDFGPTQEIRALIPSVDYDKPIHELPLLLVQVTKFSCGGMSLGLGISHTITDGLSALHFISEWAKIARGEQPNSPPFLDRSVLLAPEHSSAPVFDHPEYSTQPLLIGKQDNMEERKRETATLMLKLSKDQVEKLKDKANKDRSASNNKRPYTRYEAVAGHIWRTTCKARQHESQQTTTLSIIVDARNRMEPPLPPRYFGNATFRVTAESTSGELVSKPLGYASGKARQAIEKATHEYLQSSLVYVKCQEDVTQSRNFHTVGCAKGAFYGNPNLEITSWARLPIYGADFGWGQEIYMGPGAIGYDGKVFVFPGKGLDGSFLVALRLQVRHIDAFQKFFNEDICSQEPLSINPSL; the protein is encoded by the coding sequence atggtgaaaTTGATGGCTACTTACACGGTGAGACCAGCCAAGGAGACACCGAGAGGCTACAGGTGTTTATCAGACAGTGATCAAGTTAGAGCTCTCACTCACGCACCCATCATCTACTTTTACCCACCAGTAAATGTGTCCCTTGAATCGGCCACCGAGATTCTGAGGCACTCTCTGAGTGAGGCGTTGGTGATTTTCTATCCACTAGCGGGGCGGTTGCACTGGATTGGTGGAGGCCGCCTTGTGCTCGAGTGCAATGCCTTGGGGGCTCTGCTCATTGCAGTCGAGTCCGATGCCAAAATCGATGACTTTGGAGACTTCGGACCAACCCAAGAGATCCGAGCTCTCATCCCTTCAGTGGATTATGACAAGCCAATCCATGAACTACCATTGCTTTTGGTGCAAGTCACCAAGTTTAGCTGTGGTGGCATGAGTCTGGGCTTGGGAATATCGCATACCATCACTGATGGCCTAAGTGCATTACACTTCATCTCGGAGTGGGCTAAAATCGCCCGTGGCGAGCAACCCAACAGCCCACCATTTCTGGATCGATCAGTTTTACTAGCCCCGGAGCATTCGAGTGCACCAGTGTTTGATCATCCAGAGTATAGTACTCAACCCCTCTTGATTGGGAAGCAGGATAACATGGAAGAGCGGAAGAGAGAAACCGCTACACTCatgttaaaattaagcaaagaTCAAGTTGAGAAACTGAAGGACAAAGCCAATAAGGATCGGAGTGCTTCCAACAACAAGCGCCCCTACACCAGGTATGAGGCTGTTGCTGGACACATCTGGAGGACTACGTGCAAGGCACGTCAGCATGAAAGCCAGCAGACAACAACATTGTCTATCATCGTTGATGCTCGCAATCGCATGGAGCCACCATTGCCACCCAGATATTTCGGAAATGCTACTTTTCGGGTAACTGCTGAAAGCACGTCAGGGGAGCTAGTCTCCAAGCCATTAGGCTATGCTTCAGGTAAAGCACGACAGGCAATAGAGAAGGCAACGCATGAATATTTACAATCATCTCTTGTGTATGTGAAATGTCAGGAGGATGTAACTCAGTCCAGGAATTTCCACACCGTTGGATGCGCCAAAGGAGCTTTCTATGGGAACCCTAATCTTGAGATCACTAGCTGGGCCAGACTGCCCATTTATGGGGCGGATTTCGGGTGGGGCCAGGAAATTTACATGGGTCCAGGAGCAATTGGCTACGATGGGAAGGTTTTCGTATTTCCCGGCAAGGGCCTAGACGGATCATTCCTTGTTGCATTGAGGCTGCAAGTACGCCACATTGACGCTTTCCAGAAATTCTTCAACGAAGATATTTGTAGTCAAGAACCACTTTCAATTAATCcttcattataa
- the LOC117924570 gene encoding spermidine hydroxycinnamoyl transferase-like, translating into MVKLMATYTVRPAKETPGGYRCLSDCDQVKPVNHIPIIYFYPPVNMSLESATEILRHSLSEALVIFYPLAGRLHWIGGGRLVLECNALGALLIAVESDAKIDDFRDFRPTQEIQALIPSVDYNKPIHELPLLLVQVTKFSCGSISLGLGTSRVMADGLSALPFIQEWAKIARGEQPSSPPFLDRLILLAPENLTAPVFDHPEYSPQPLLIGKQDQMEERKRESATLMLKLSKDQVEKLKDKANKDRSASNNKRPYTRYEAVAGHIWRSACKARQHESQQPTTLSIIVDARNRMEPPLPPRYFGNATFRVTAESTSGELVSKPLGYASGKARQAIEKATHEYLQSSLVYVKCQEDVTQFRNFHTVGCTKGAFYGNPNLDITSWARLPIYGADFGWGQEIYMGPGAIGYDGKVFVFPSRVQDGSFHVVLRLQVRHIDAFQKFFYEDICLQKPPLLNPSL; encoded by the coding sequence atggtgaaaTTGATGGCTACTTACACGGTGAGACCAGCCAAGGAGACACCGGGAGGCTACAGGTGTTTATCAGACTGTGATCAAGTTAAACCTGTCAATCACATACCCATCATCTACTTTTACCCACCTGTAAATATGTCCCTTGAATCGGCCACGGAGATTCTGAGGCACTCTCTGAGTGAGGCGTTGGTGATTTTCTATCCACTAGCAGGACGGTTGCACTGGATTGGTGGAGGCCGCCTTGTGCTCGAGTGCAATGCCTTGGGGGCTCTGCTCATTGCAGTCGAGTCCGATGCCAAAATCGATGACTTTAGAGACTTCCGACCAACCCAAGAGATCCAAGCCCTCATCCCTTCAGTGGATTACAACAAACCAATCCATGAACTACCATTGCTTTTGGTGCAAGTCACCAAGTTTAGCTGTGGTAGCATAAGTCTGGGCTTGGGAACATCGCGTGTCATGGCTGATGGTCTTAGTGCATTACCCTTCATCCAAGAGTGGGCTAAAATCGCCCGTGGCGAGCAACCTAGTAGCCCACCATTTCTGGATCGGTTAATTTTGCTAGCCCCGGAGAATTTGACTGCACCAGTGTTTGATCATCCAGAGTATAGTCCTCAACCCCTCTTGATTGGGAAGCAAGATCAGATGGAAGAGCGAAAGAGAGAAAGCGCTACACTTatgttaaaattaagcaaagaTCAAGTTGAGAAACTGAAGGACAAAGCCAATAAGGATCGGAGTGCTTCCAACAACAAGCGCCCCTACACCAGGTATGAGGCTGTTGCTGGACACATCTGGAGGAGTGCGTGCAAGGCACGTCAGCATGAAAGCCAGCAGCCAACAACATTGTCTATCATCGTTGATGCTCGCAATCGCATGGAGCCACCATTGCCACCCAGATATTTCGGAAATGCTACTTTTCGGGTAACTGCTGAAAGCACGTCAGGGGAGCTAGTCTCCAAACCATTAGGCTATGCTTCAGGTAAAGCACGACAGGCAATAGAGAAGGCAACGCATGAATATTTACAATCATCTCTTGTGTATGTGAAATGTCAGGAGGATGTAACTCAGTTCAGGAATTTCCACACCGTTGGATGCACCAAAGGAGCTTTCTATGGGAACCCTAATCTTGATATCACTAGCTGGGCCAGACTGCCCATCTATGGGGCGGATTTCGGGTGGGGCCAGGAAATTTACATGGGCCCAGGAGCAATTGGCTACGATGGGAAGGTTTTCGTATTTCCCAGCCGGGTTCAAGACGGATCATTCCATGTTGTATTGAGGCTGCAAGTACGCCACATTGACGCTTTCCAGAAATTCTTCTACGAAGACATTTGTCTTCAAAAACCACCTTTACTTAATCcttcattataa